In Cololabis saira isolate AMF1-May2022 chromosome 4, fColSai1.1, whole genome shotgun sequence, one DNA window encodes the following:
- the n4bp2l2 gene encoding NEDD4-binding protein 2-like 2 isoform X2 codes for MSHPELSSANFNTTKKPGGDENTKNSGNNSIEERLKRLSNNEHSSPDICVRDRVLKEVGTTSTAFIGPAFPPIKPIKPKKPKKPKAKSDIEDTLSEFYKELEKIDTPDESNHSLGKQNEQLVIPSKTPARTESGEAPGGRNLPTRSCVETDGYHNKSGNAQSSWSHRYRSEPYPLKRPDEKGSSSISDQNQWHYPHPLKRPEPPEFHRPHSLHQPHHSEFANPQNVPTNVSLTFKSSETTDRYQNVLPLSSFSPPNVCTGPSQGFYTNSQRPFGRDDQVCSRDEYSDNAAGGWCKDRDEGYWFDEDYDRPQRIVPESEQWERAHHYEPPSNTQHSASVLILMRGLPGSGKTTLARDGYRYDPGLLGSAHEWNQSRAEDALHDGRSPVIIDNTNLQAWEMKPYVRMALKRGYKVDFCEPDTSWKFDPFELEKRNKHSVPHEKIAQMRDRFSFPISIDIVMSSEEPPHVMQRHCPEQQMMRKRDYL; via the exons ATGTCCCATCCTGAATTGTCGTCAGCGAACTTCAACACAACCAAAAAGCCTGGTGGGGATGAAAATACCAAAAACTCTGGGAATAATTCTATTGAGGAAAGGCTTAAGCGTCTGAGTAATAATGAGCACAGCTCCCCGGACATATGTGTGAGAGACCGAGTGTTGAAGGAGGTAGGAACCACCAGCACCGCCTTCATTGGTCCAGCATTTCCTCCAATAAAGCCAATAAAgccaaaaaagccaaaaaagcCCAAAGCCAAGTCTGACATCGAAGACACATTGAGTGAGTTTTACAAAGAGCTTGAGAAGATTGATACACCCGATGAGTCTAATCATAGCCTCGGGAAACAAAATGAGCAACTAGTCATCCCCTCCAAAACTCCTGCCAGGACAGAGTCTGGAGAGGCACCAGGGGGCAGAAATCTCCCCACAAGGAGCTGTGTAGAAACAGACGGCTACCATAACAAAAGTGGAAATGCTCAGAGCTCCTGGTCTCACCGGTATCGAAGTGAACCATACCCCCTGAAAAGACCAGATGAGAAGGGTAGCAGTTCTATTTCTGACCAAAACCAGTGGCATTATCCTCACCCTTTAAAGAGACCAGAACCCCCTGAATTTCACAGACCACATTCACTTCACCAGCCACATCATTCTGAATTCGCAAATCCACAAAATGTGCCAACAAATGTCAGTCTGACCTTTAAGAGTTCAGAAACAACAGACCGTTAtcaaaatgttttacctttgtCCAGTTTCTCTCCCCCAAATGTGTGCACCGGCCCCTCTCAGGGCTTTTACACAAATTCACAGCGTCCCTTTGGTAGGGACGACCAAGTTTGCAGCCGTGACGAATACTCGGATAATGCAGCTGGTGGGTGGTGTAAAGATAGAGATGAAGGGTATTGGTTTGATGAAGATTATGACAGGCCTCAGAGAATCGTGCCAGAAAGTGAGCAATGGGAGCGAGCGCATCACTACGAACCCCCCAGTAATACTCAGCATTCGGCCTCGGTGCTGATCTTGATGAGGGGATTACCAGGCTCTGGGAAAACAACACTGGCCAG AGATGGCTATCGGTACGACCCAGGCCTTCTCGGCTCAGCACATGAATGGAACCAGAGCAGAG CTGAAGATGCCCTGCATGATGGCCGGTCTCCAGTTATAATTGATAACACAAACCTCCAAGCCTGGGAGATGAAGCCATACGTCAGAATG GCCTTGAAGAGAGGATACAAAGTGGACTTCTGCGAACCTGACACCAGTTGGAAATTTGATCCTTTTGAGCTAGAGAA GCGGAACAAACACAGCGTTCCCCATGAGAAGATTGCGCAGATGAGGGATCGCTTTTCATTTCCCATATCCATAGATATCGTCATGAGTTCAGAAGAACCGCCTCATGTGATGCAGAGACATTGTCCAGAGCAGCAGATGATGCGAAAAAGAGACTACCTTTAG
- the n4bp2l2 gene encoding NEDD4-binding protein 2-like 2 isoform X1 → MSHPELSSANFNTTKKPGGDENTKNSGNNSIEERLKRLSNNEHSSPDICVRDRVLKEVGTTSTAFIGPAFPPIKPIKPKKPKKPKAKSDIEDTLSEFYKELEKIDTPDESNHSLGKQNEQLVIPSKTPARTESGEAPGGRNLPTRSCVETDGYHNKSGNAQSSWSHRYRSEPYPLKRPDEKGSSSISDQNQWHYPHPLKRPEPPEFHRPHSLHQPHHSEFANPQNVPTNVSLTFKSSETTDRYQNVLPLSSFSPPNVCTGPSQGFYTNSQRPFGRDDQVCSRDEYSDNAAGGWCKDRDEGYWFDEDYDRPQRIVPESEQWERAHHYEPPSNTQHSASVLILMRGLPGSGKTTLARELLSTGPSGVILSTDDYFANRDGYRYDPGLLGSAHEWNQSRAEDALHDGRSPVIIDNTNLQAWEMKPYVRMALKRGYKVDFCEPDTSWKFDPFELEKRNKHSVPHEKIAQMRDRFSFPISIDIVMSSEEPPHVMQRHCPEQQMMRKRDYL, encoded by the exons ATGTCCCATCCTGAATTGTCGTCAGCGAACTTCAACACAACCAAAAAGCCTGGTGGGGATGAAAATACCAAAAACTCTGGGAATAATTCTATTGAGGAAAGGCTTAAGCGTCTGAGTAATAATGAGCACAGCTCCCCGGACATATGTGTGAGAGACCGAGTGTTGAAGGAGGTAGGAACCACCAGCACCGCCTTCATTGGTCCAGCATTTCCTCCAATAAAGCCAATAAAgccaaaaaagccaaaaaagcCCAAAGCCAAGTCTGACATCGAAGACACATTGAGTGAGTTTTACAAAGAGCTTGAGAAGATTGATACACCCGATGAGTCTAATCATAGCCTCGGGAAACAAAATGAGCAACTAGTCATCCCCTCCAAAACTCCTGCCAGGACAGAGTCTGGAGAGGCACCAGGGGGCAGAAATCTCCCCACAAGGAGCTGTGTAGAAACAGACGGCTACCATAACAAAAGTGGAAATGCTCAGAGCTCCTGGTCTCACCGGTATCGAAGTGAACCATACCCCCTGAAAAGACCAGATGAGAAGGGTAGCAGTTCTATTTCTGACCAAAACCAGTGGCATTATCCTCACCCTTTAAAGAGACCAGAACCCCCTGAATTTCACAGACCACATTCACTTCACCAGCCACATCATTCTGAATTCGCAAATCCACAAAATGTGCCAACAAATGTCAGTCTGACCTTTAAGAGTTCAGAAACAACAGACCGTTAtcaaaatgttttacctttgtCCAGTTTCTCTCCCCCAAATGTGTGCACCGGCCCCTCTCAGGGCTTTTACACAAATTCACAGCGTCCCTTTGGTAGGGACGACCAAGTTTGCAGCCGTGACGAATACTCGGATAATGCAGCTGGTGGGTGGTGTAAAGATAGAGATGAAGGGTATTGGTTTGATGAAGATTATGACAGGCCTCAGAGAATCGTGCCAGAAAGTGAGCAATGGGAGCGAGCGCATCACTACGAACCCCCCAGTAATACTCAGCATTCGGCCTCGGTGCTGATCTTGATGAGGGGATTACCAGGCTCTGGGAAAACAACACTGGCCAG GGAGCTGCTGTCCACTGGTCCTAGTGGAGTAATTTTGAGCACAGATGATTACTTTGCCAACAGAGATGGCTATCGGTACGACCCAGGCCTTCTCGGCTCAGCACATGAATGGAACCAGAGCAGAG CTGAAGATGCCCTGCATGATGGCCGGTCTCCAGTTATAATTGATAACACAAACCTCCAAGCCTGGGAGATGAAGCCATACGTCAGAATG GCCTTGAAGAGAGGATACAAAGTGGACTTCTGCGAACCTGACACCAGTTGGAAATTTGATCCTTTTGAGCTAGAGAA GCGGAACAAACACAGCGTTCCCCATGAGAAGATTGCGCAGATGAGGGATCGCTTTTCATTTCCCATATCCATAGATATCGTCATGAGTTCAGAAGAACCGCCTCATGTGATGCAGAGACATTGTCCAGAGCAGCAGATGATGCGAAAAAGAGACTACCTTTAG